One region of Glutamicibacter sp. B1 genomic DNA includes:
- a CDS encoding DUF3043 domain-containing protein: MFGRKKDEPQSPVNVQPVETASDSTDGRKTGPTPKRSAQQANRQRPLVPTDRKAAKEGERQQRIEAQNRLRIANETGDERYLMPRDKGEQKRYTRNFIDARWMFGEFMMFIILAFLVVSLVFQKNLQVQVFVQLALWVVIALIIIEAIVTSIVLKRRLVNKFGHMERGVRMYAAMRGMQFRKLRLPKPQVARGANID; encoded by the coding sequence GTGTTTGGACGTAAGAAGGATGAACCTCAATCCCCCGTAAATGTACAGCCCGTAGAGACGGCTTCGGATTCGACCGACGGCCGCAAAACGGGGCCGACGCCCAAGCGCAGTGCGCAGCAGGCAAACCGACAGCGACCATTGGTTCCGACTGATCGTAAGGCAGCCAAGGAAGGCGAGCGTCAGCAGCGCATTGAAGCGCAGAATCGCTTGCGTATCGCGAACGAAACTGGCGACGAGCGCTACCTCATGCCACGCGATAAAGGTGAGCAGAAGCGCTACACGCGTAACTTCATTGATGCGCGCTGGATGTTTGGCGAGTTCATGATGTTCATCATCCTGGCCTTCCTGGTGGTGTCCCTCGTCTTCCAGAAGAATCTACAGGTTCAGGTCTTTGTTCAGCTCGCACTTTGGGTTGTTATCGCACTGATCATTATTGAAGCGATCGTTACCTCGATCGTGCTCAAGCGTCGTTTGGTGAATAAATTTGGCCACATGGAGCGCGGTGTTCGCATGTATGCAGCGATGCGTGGCATGCAGTTCCGTAAGCTTCGCCTGCCAAAGCCACAAGTTGCCCGCGGGGCAAATATTGACTAA
- a CDS encoding quinone-dependent dihydroorotate dehydrogenase codes for MRIYPLVFKHVFAKMDPEQAHHFAFNAIKIAQRAGLTKLTRKFFAPSAKLKRTVMGIDFPSPFGLAAGFDKGATGIVGLSDIGFGHVEIGTVTGQAQPGNPQPRLFRLIEDRAVINRMGFNNEGAERVAARVANARQELKGDYSATRPVIGVNIGKTKVVELEDAVGDYLASTRQLAIHADYLVVNVSSPNTPGLRLLQSVESLRPLLSEVGELADKVSGRHIPLLVKIAPDLSDEDVADVAQLAIELELDGIIATNTTITRDGLKSEMTKVEEIGAGGLSGAPLKARSLAVLRQLRSLVPSDMALIAVGGVETAQDVKDRLDAGADLVQGYTAFLYEGPFWARSINRGLERML; via the coding sequence ATGCGCATATACCCTTTGGTCTTCAAGCACGTGTTCGCCAAGATGGATCCTGAGCAGGCTCATCACTTTGCATTTAATGCCATAAAGATTGCGCAACGTGCCGGGCTCACTAAACTGACCCGCAAGTTTTTTGCACCATCTGCAAAACTGAAACGAACCGTAATGGGAATCGACTTCCCCTCACCCTTTGGTCTGGCCGCAGGTTTCGACAAGGGCGCAACGGGAATCGTTGGTCTGAGCGATATCGGATTCGGTCACGTTGAAATTGGTACCGTCACCGGACAGGCACAGCCTGGTAATCCGCAACCCCGCCTCTTCCGTCTGATTGAGGATCGGGCGGTCATCAATCGCATGGGTTTCAACAACGAAGGTGCAGAACGAGTTGCGGCGCGCGTTGCGAATGCCCGCCAGGAACTAAAGGGCGATTACTCTGCGACCCGACCGGTCATTGGCGTAAACATTGGCAAGACCAAGGTGGTTGAACTGGAGGACGCAGTAGGGGATTACCTCGCGTCAACGCGTCAGCTCGCCATTCATGCGGACTACTTGGTAGTCAATGTATCAAGCCCCAACACCCCCGGACTACGTTTGCTGCAAAGCGTTGAGTCCTTGCGCCCCTTGCTCTCCGAAGTAGGGGAACTTGCAGACAAGGTGTCCGGTCGACACATTCCTCTCTTGGTGAAGATTGCACCGGATCTCAGTGATGAAGACGTCGCCGATGTCGCACAGCTTGCCATTGAGCTAGAGCTTGATGGGATCATCGCGACCAACACCACCATTACTCGTGATGGACTCAAGAGCGAGATGACCAAGGTTGAAGAAATTGGTGCAGGCGGCTTATCCGGTGCGCCTCTGAAGGCCAGGTCGCTCGCAGTCCTTCGTCAGCTTCGTTCCTTGGTTCCATCGGATATGGCACTCATTGCGGTGGGCGGCGTTGAAACCGCTCAGGACGTGAAGGACCGATTGGATGCTGGCGCAGATCTAGTTCAGGGTTACACAGCGTTCCTCTATGAAGGACCATTCTGGGCCCGTTCTATTAATAGGGGATTGGAGCGCATGCTCTAA
- a CDS encoding alpha/beta hydrolase, with protein sequence MKEQFTPETDQWPDYQATTRAGEWSQDPLGPHFQQQSLDFGTDSEGPAVATLVRYRPPGFRNKLGRKAKGVVLSVHGWSDYFYNPELAEFWHAQGYHFYAVDLRRHGRSLRVEHQLPGYVDDLATFDEDLEAALSLMRSEHPSLPVIVQGHSTGGLILSLWIARKNPEIKALILNSPWLEFQGTAFLRIPIYGLMDAITRTNPRRKLMGPEFDHYWQSLSTQAHGEWDVHRLWRPRLAFPNTAGWLKTIFEGHAQVAKGLNLGLPILVMTSDRTHIGTSYSADMQHCDSVLDVQQTRLRAAKLGSFVTLCEVAGAMHDVFTSAEPARAYAYRDLALWLRILT encoded by the coding sequence ATGAAGGAGCAGTTCACCCCGGAAACCGATCAATGGCCCGATTATCAGGCAACGACTCGGGCGGGCGAATGGTCGCAAGATCCTCTCGGACCGCATTTTCAACAACAAAGTTTAGACTTTGGCACGGATAGTGAAGGGCCAGCAGTTGCAACTCTCGTTCGTTATCGGCCACCGGGATTTCGCAATAAATTGGGGCGAAAGGCTAAAGGCGTAGTACTCAGCGTTCACGGGTGGAGCGACTACTTTTATAACCCTGAACTAGCGGAGTTTTGGCACGCCCAGGGCTATCATTTTTATGCGGTCGACCTACGCCGGCACGGCAGAAGCCTACGCGTGGAACATCAATTACCCGGTTACGTTGATGACTTAGCGACATTTGATGAAGATCTTGAAGCGGCTTTGTCGCTGATGAGATCCGAACATCCGAGCTTGCCGGTCATCGTGCAGGGCCACTCTACGGGCGGACTGATCTTGAGCCTATGGATTGCGCGCAAGAACCCCGAAATCAAAGCCTTGATACTGAATTCGCCATGGCTGGAGTTCCAAGGCACTGCCTTCTTGCGGATACCCATTTACGGGCTGATGGACGCGATCACAAGGACGAATCCTCGGCGAAAACTGATGGGGCCAGAATTTGACCACTACTGGCAGTCCCTCAGTACACAGGCCCACGGCGAATGGGACGTACATCGTCTGTGGCGGCCTCGCCTCGCTTTTCCCAATACGGCCGGATGGCTGAAAACCATATTTGAAGGTCATGCGCAGGTGGCTAAAGGTTTGAACCTTGGGCTACCGATCCTCGTGATGACTTCCGACAGGACTCACATTGGAACGAGCTATAGCGCCGACATGCAACACTGTGATTCGGTGCTTGATGTTCAGCAAACACGATTGCGTGCGGCAAAACTAGGAAGCTTCGTCACTCTGTGTGAGGTAGCCGGGGCGATGCACGATGTGTTTACCTCGGCAGAACCTGCACGCGCCTATGCCTATCGTGACCTGGCGTTGTGGCTGCGTATTCTCACATAG
- a CDS encoding isoprenyl transferase → MKKLPKITGRRGPVAPFAHPANPQMPSIPRELIPEHVAIVMDGNGRWANQRGLPRTEGHRAGEAALLDVMAGAVEMGIKYVSVYAFSTENWKRSPDEVRFLMGFSRDVLRRQRDTLNSWGVRIRWSGREPKLWKSVINELRAAEELTEANQGCQLTMCVNYGGRAEIGDAVNAIAKDVAAGKLRASSVGEKTIAKYLHAPELPDVDLFLRTSGEQRTSNFLLWQSAYAEMVFLDQLWPDVDRRTLFTAVEEYAKRDRRYGGAVDKPQA, encoded by the coding sequence TTGAAAAAACTTCCAAAGATCACCGGCCGTCGTGGTCCAGTAGCACCCTTCGCTCATCCAGCGAATCCTCAAATGCCAAGCATTCCTCGGGAATTGATTCCTGAGCACGTGGCTATCGTTATGGATGGCAATGGACGTTGGGCAAACCAGCGGGGCCTGCCACGAACCGAAGGCCACCGGGCGGGGGAAGCGGCTTTGCTTGATGTCATGGCTGGAGCAGTAGAAATGGGCATCAAGTACGTTTCCGTGTATGCCTTCTCCACCGAAAACTGGAAGCGCAGCCCAGACGAGGTGCGTTTCTTGATGGGTTTTTCTCGGGACGTATTGCGTCGTCAACGCGACACCCTGAACTCGTGGGGCGTACGAATTCGGTGGTCTGGACGCGAACCTAAGCTATGGAAGTCAGTGATCAACGAATTACGAGCCGCTGAAGAGCTGACTGAAGCCAATCAAGGGTGCCAGCTGACCATGTGCGTTAATTACGGTGGTCGAGCTGAAATTGGTGATGCTGTGAATGCTATCGCCAAGGATGTGGCCGCTGGAAAGTTGCGTGCCAGTTCAGTGGGGGAGAAAACCATCGCTAAATATTTGCACGCTCCAGAATTGCCAGACGTGGATCTGTTCTTGCGTACCAGCGGTGAACAGCGGACAAGTAACTTCTTGCTCTGGCAATCGGCTTATGCAGAGATGGTCTTCCTTGATCAGCTGTGGCCGGATGTGGACCGTCGAACCCTGTTTACCGCTGTTGAAGAATATGCCAAGCGCGACCGTCGCTATGGAGGAGCAGTAGACAAGCCGCAAGCCTAA
- the recO gene encoding DNA repair protein RecO: MSRSGFASKSYHSRGIVLRTHKLGEADRIITLLTPKGIVRAVAKGVRRTSSRLGATLEPFMEVDALLVMGRNLDIVSQAQLRNSYGHLLVADYPSYTVANAMAEIAEKLLEAEGDSTLQQFRLFHGAIALLSKQRVDSGAVLDSYILRALSVAGWAPSFTDCVKCGKPGPHQAVHVQLGGVVCNDCRPSGSLSPHPITIEYLEALLQGNWAVVAQAGPRARKQAANIVANYLQWHLERAVNSLRLVERN; this comes from the coding sequence GTGTCCAGATCAGGTTTTGCGTCCAAGAGCTACCACAGTCGTGGAATAGTTCTGCGTACTCATAAGCTGGGTGAAGCTGACCGAATCATCACCTTACTCACGCCCAAGGGCATTGTTCGTGCTGTAGCAAAGGGCGTACGTCGTACTTCCTCACGGCTCGGCGCAACCTTGGAACCCTTTATGGAAGTTGATGCCCTATTGGTGATGGGACGCAACCTAGATATCGTCTCTCAGGCGCAACTTCGTAATTCCTATGGTCACCTGCTGGTCGCGGATTATCCGAGTTACACCGTGGCCAATGCCATGGCCGAGATTGCCGAAAAGTTGCTGGAGGCGGAGGGTGACTCCACCCTTCAGCAATTCCGCCTATTCCATGGGGCCATCGCGTTGCTCTCGAAACAGCGCGTCGATTCCGGGGCCGTATTGGACTCCTACATCTTAAGAGCGCTGTCGGTGGCTGGCTGGGCCCCATCATTTACTGACTGTGTTAAATGTGGCAAGCCCGGACCACATCAGGCGGTACACGTTCAGCTTGGAGGAGTGGTTTGCAACGACTGCCGTCCTTCGGGTTCATTGTCACCTCATCCGATCACCATTGAATATCTTGAAGCCTTGCTCCAAGGAAATTGGGCCGTTGTGGCCCAAGCCGGTCCACGCGCTCGAAAACAGGCTGCCAACATCGTGGCAAACTACTTGCAATGGCACTTGGAGCGTGCAGTGAATTCCCTACGTCTCGTGGAGAGAAATTGA
- the leuA gene encoding 2-isopropylmalate synthase translates to MQNMQKPSNMPIHKYVPFQDQIEVNLPDRTWPDKYITKAPRWCAVDLRDGNQALIDPMSPERKHKMFDLLVQMGYKEIEVGFPSASQTDFDFVRQLIEQDRIPEDVTIQVLTQSREHLIERTYEALEGAKQAIVHLYNSTSILQREVVFRQDQDGIVDIAVTGARLCKKYEEQLSGTKITYEYSPESYTGTELEFAKRISEAVAEVLEATPENKMILNLPATVEMATPNVYADSIEWMHRNLANRDSIILSLHPHNDRGTGVAAAELGYLAGADRIEGCLFGNGERTGNVDLITLGMNLFGQGVDPEIDFSDMDHIRRTVEYCNQLPVPERSPYGGDLVFTAFSGSHQDAIKKGLESMEAKAAAESKDINDLVWAVPYLPIDPKDIGRSYEAVIRVNSQSGKGGVAYLLKNDYNLDLPRRAQIEFSGVIQRKTDTEGGEISSERIWNVFQDEYLPVAKDSGLDSWGYYEIASATATSAEDGSFQLDTKLIIDGVAHERSAQGNGPLSALVKMLNDDGVDLRVLDYTEHAMSEGGNASAAAFVECAVGDRILWGIGMDTNTNIAALKAVVSAVNRAIRDAA, encoded by the coding sequence ATGCAGAACATGCAAAAACCATCGAACATGCCAATCCACAAGTATGTTCCATTCCAGGACCAGATCGAAGTCAACCTGCCTGATCGCACCTGGCCCGACAAATACATCACCAAGGCTCCACGCTGGTGTGCAGTCGACCTGCGCGACGGAAACCAAGCACTGATCGATCCGATGAGTCCTGAGCGTAAGCACAAGATGTTCGACCTGCTGGTACAGATGGGCTACAAGGAGATCGAGGTCGGTTTCCCTTCGGCCTCACAGACCGACTTTGACTTTGTCCGTCAGCTGATCGAACAAGACCGCATCCCTGAAGATGTCACCATTCAGGTGCTCACCCAGTCACGCGAACACCTGATCGAGCGCACCTACGAAGCGCTGGAAGGTGCCAAGCAGGCCATCGTTCACCTGTACAACTCCACCTCGATCCTGCAGCGTGAAGTGGTCTTCCGTCAGGACCAGGACGGCATCGTCGACATTGCAGTCACCGGCGCCCGCCTGTGCAAGAAGTACGAAGAACAGCTGTCCGGCACCAAGATCACCTATGAATACTCGCCGGAGTCCTACACCGGCACCGAGCTGGAATTCGCCAAGCGTATTTCCGAGGCCGTGGCCGAAGTTTTGGAAGCCACCCCAGAGAACAAGATGATCTTGAACCTGCCGGCCACCGTAGAAATGGCGACCCCTAACGTGTACGCCGACTCCATCGAGTGGATGCACCGCAACCTGGCCAACCGTGACTCGATCATCCTCTCCCTGCACCCGCACAATGACCGCGGAACCGGCGTGGCCGCCGCTGAGCTGGGCTACCTGGCCGGTGCAGACCGTATCGAAGGCTGCCTGTTCGGCAACGGTGAGCGCACCGGTAACGTTGATTTGATCACCCTGGGCATGAACCTGTTCGGCCAGGGTGTGGATCCAGAAATCGACTTCTCCGATATGGATCACATCCGTCGCACCGTCGAATACTGCAACCAACTGCCAGTTCCAGAGCGTAGCCCTTACGGTGGCGATCTGGTCTTCACCGCCTTCTCCGGCTCCCACCAGGACGCCATTAAGAAGGGCTTGGAATCCATGGAGGCTAAGGCCGCTGCGGAGTCCAAGGACATCAACGACTTGGTGTGGGCGGTTCCGTACCTGCCGATCGATCCGAAGGACATCGGCCGCTCTTACGAAGCCGTGATCCGCGTGAACTCGCAGTCCGGCAAGGGCGGCGTGGCTTACCTGCTGAAGAACGATTACAACTTGGATCTGCCACGTCGTGCGCAGATCGAGTTCTCGGGCGTCATCCAGCGCAAGACCGATACCGAGGGCGGCGAAATCTCCTCGGAGCGCATCTGGAACGTCTTCCAGGACGAGTACCTGCCTGTGGCTAAGGACTCGGGGCTGGACTCGTGGGGTTACTACGAGATTGCTTCCGCGACAGCTACCTCTGCAGAAGACGGCAGCTTCCAGCTGGATACCAAGCTGATCATCGATGGTGTTGCCCATGAGCGTAGCGCCCAGGGCAACGGTCCACTCTCGGCCCTGGTCAAGATGCTCAACGATGACGGCGTCGACCTGCGCGTCTTGGACTACACCGAGCACGCTATGAGCGAGGGTGGCAACGCAAGTGCCGCAGCCTTCGTTGAATGCGCAGTGGGCGATCGGATCCTGTGGGGCATCGGCATGGACACCAACACCAACATTGCAGCGCTGAAGGCAGTGGTCTCGGCGGTCAACCGCGCGATTCGCGACGCCGCCTAA
- a CDS encoding FAD-dependent monooxygenase yields the protein MKAIIVGAGIAGLVAARQLGLSGWQVLVLERSASPRPDGYMMDFFGPGVEASEQIGLYPYLSQVAYQVEAAEYVDPSGRVTASLDYRTFADLAGGKVLSLLRPDMEHAARKALQEVPEGQVELRYGVHIQRMQLDGAKVRLWAGDGQEVETADLLIGADGIHSALRTAFFGPEQDFLRPLGMRAAAFIVQEPELNQQLKNRFVLSDTVDRTAGIYGLRDGQVASFLVYRQDPTAKLGESADRLRRIFAGTNQRVDRLLELSPANPYDDVVAQVVMPCWHHRSVVLIGDAAAAVSLLAGQGGAMAVCAAAALGNALGEVSSKEQIPAALAEYERVMRPKISTAQASGRRAANSFLPRHRLGLLWRRLILRSTKLPGVDRLVAGQIVKRLAK from the coding sequence ATGAAAGCGATCATTGTCGGAGCGGGAATCGCCGGGCTGGTTGCAGCGCGACAACTAGGGCTTTCCGGTTGGCAGGTCCTAGTATTGGAACGCTCTGCAAGCCCACGCCCCGATGGCTACATGATGGACTTTTTCGGGCCCGGAGTTGAAGCCTCCGAGCAGATCGGCCTGTACCCCTATCTCAGTCAAGTCGCTTACCAGGTGGAAGCGGCTGAATACGTGGACCCGTCAGGACGGGTTACCGCCAGCTTGGACTATCGGACGTTTGCGGATCTGGCTGGAGGTAAGGTGCTTTCCCTGCTTCGCCCCGATATGGAACACGCTGCACGCAAAGCCCTTCAGGAGGTGCCCGAAGGACAGGTGGAGCTACGCTACGGCGTGCACATCCAGCGAATGCAGCTGGACGGGGCGAAGGTACGGCTCTGGGCTGGGGACGGGCAGGAAGTAGAAACCGCGGACCTGTTAATCGGGGCCGATGGAATCCATTCGGCGCTGCGGACCGCATTCTTCGGCCCCGAGCAGGACTTCCTGCGCCCACTGGGGATGCGTGCGGCGGCCTTCATCGTGCAGGAACCAGAACTCAACCAGCAATTGAAGAACAGATTTGTACTCAGCGACACGGTGGATCGCACCGCGGGGATCTACGGGTTACGTGACGGGCAGGTTGCCTCATTCTTGGTCTATCGCCAGGACCCCACGGCTAAACTGGGTGAGAGTGCAGACCGCTTGCGCCGTATCTTCGCCGGCACCAACCAAAGAGTGGATCGGCTGCTGGAGTTATCTCCGGCTAATCCCTATGACGATGTTGTCGCTCAGGTGGTGATGCCTTGCTGGCACCACCGCTCGGTGGTGCTGATCGGTGACGCGGCAGCAGCGGTGTCCTTGCTGGCTGGGCAGGGCGGTGCGATGGCGGTGTGCGCGGCTGCCGCCCTAGGCAACGCATTGGGCGAAGTGTCCAGCAAAGAGCAGATTCCAGCCGCTTTGGCAGAGTATGAGCGGGTTATGAGGCCGAAAATTTCCACCGCGCAGGCTTCGGGCCGACGGGCAGCCAACAGCTTTTTACCCCGTCACCGATTGGGTCTGCTATGGCGTCGGCTGATCTTGCGCTCTACTAAACTGCCCGGGGTTGATCGCCTCGTGGCTGGCCAGATCGTGAAGCGGCTAGCAAAGTGA
- the era gene encoding GTPase Era: MSENHNLLAASGWPEDFRSGFTSFVGRPNAGKSTLTNALVGQKVAITSAKPQTTRHTIRGIVHREDAQLILVDTPGLHRPRTLLGQRLNDLVAETLSEVDAIGFCIPANEKIGPGDRFIATQLAQLQRKPIVALVTKADLVDREQLAQQLIAVAEMGTQNFGENGFAAIVPVSAVKEFQVQEVANVLVEQLPKGPPLYPDGELTDEPEAKMVAELIREAALEGVRDELPHSLAVVVEEMNPREGRSEDNPLIDIHVSLFVERSSQKAIVIGRGGSRLREVGSNARKGIEKLLGTKVYLDLHVKVAKDWQRDPKQLGRLGF, encoded by the coding sequence ATGAGCGAAAACCATAACCTACTAGCCGCCAGTGGATGGCCAGAGGATTTCCGTTCGGGCTTCACCTCCTTTGTAGGCCGCCCGAACGCCGGCAAGTCAACGTTGACCAACGCCCTGGTAGGCCAAAAGGTGGCTATCACCTCAGCTAAGCCACAGACCACCCGCCACACCATCCGCGGTATCGTGCACCGCGAAGATGCACAGCTGATTCTGGTCGACACCCCAGGTTTGCATCGACCACGTACGCTGCTTGGTCAGCGACTGAACGACCTGGTGGCAGAAACCCTCTCCGAAGTGGACGCCATCGGCTTCTGCATTCCGGCCAATGAAAAAATTGGTCCCGGTGATCGTTTCATCGCCACTCAGCTGGCTCAACTTCAGCGCAAGCCGATCGTCGCGCTAGTCACCAAGGCTGATCTGGTGGACCGTGAACAACTAGCCCAGCAGCTCATTGCCGTGGCTGAAATGGGAACCCAGAATTTTGGGGAGAACGGTTTCGCTGCGATCGTCCCGGTCTCAGCTGTCAAAGAATTCCAGGTCCAAGAAGTCGCGAACGTGCTCGTTGAGCAGCTACCTAAGGGTCCACCACTGTACCCGGACGGTGAACTCACCGACGAGCCAGAAGCCAAAATGGTGGCCGAACTGATCCGTGAAGCAGCCCTCGAAGGCGTTCGTGACGAATTGCCGCACTCGCTGGCCGTCGTGGTCGAGGAAATGAACCCTCGCGAAGGTCGCAGCGAGGATAACCCGCTGATCGATATTCACGTCTCGCTCTTTGTTGAGCGCTCCAGCCAGAAGGCTATTGTCATTGGTCGTGGTGGTTCTCGTTTGCGTGAGGTTGGTTCCAATGCTCGTAAGGGCATCGAAAAGCTCCTGGGCACTAAGGTGTACTTAGATTTGCATGTTAAGGTCGCCAAAGATTGGCAGCGTGACCCCAAGCAGCTAGGACGCCTCGGCTTCTAG
- a CDS encoding hemolysin family protein, with the protein MEILLLILALVFMAFSAVLTAADSAFYALSRHAAERLRAESNAKSLSAILDDTETHAQAIKFWRIWFETASAVAVALLVAQWLENIWLIGLISTIAMAGLGFVLVSVSPRRFGRSNAESVVQNTAPMVRLLRVILGPVTNWLASIAKALSPGGVDEVGYLGKERLRDLVDRASEGEDLDEESAELISSVIDLEETNVRSVMVPRTDMVVLTADQSLHTAMDLFIASGFSRIPLIGEDTDDIQGIIYLKDLIREIHGLQQAATLSDLARKVRFVPESKSAAELLQELQQESIHLAIVIDEYGGTAGLVTLEDLIEEIVGEIDDEYDRSRTELIENPDGSLFAVASASIDDIADHFDMHIEEEDVDTVGGLLSKALESVPVLGSTADINGLRLTVVALAGRRNRIGKIHVERLVTDASDHIKNDEDSSHERKP; encoded by the coding sequence GTGGAAATACTTTTGCTGATTCTTGCCCTGGTCTTCATGGCTTTCTCTGCCGTGCTGACCGCCGCAGACTCAGCCTTCTACGCACTATCCCGTCATGCTGCAGAGCGATTGCGCGCCGAATCTAACGCAAAATCGCTCTCTGCAATTCTCGACGATACCGAAACCCACGCGCAGGCCATTAAGTTCTGGCGCATCTGGTTTGAAACCGCTTCAGCGGTCGCCGTCGCTTTGTTGGTAGCCCAATGGCTGGAGAACATCTGGCTCATCGGACTGATTTCCACCATCGCCATGGCTGGTCTCGGATTTGTCCTTGTCAGCGTTTCCCCTCGCCGCTTCGGCCGCTCCAACGCAGAAAGCGTCGTGCAGAACACTGCTCCGATGGTCCGGTTGCTACGTGTGATCCTGGGGCCGGTCACCAACTGGCTGGCTTCGATCGCCAAGGCGTTGAGCCCAGGCGGTGTCGACGAAGTCGGGTACTTAGGCAAAGAACGCTTACGTGATCTGGTCGACCGTGCCTCCGAAGGTGAAGACCTCGACGAAGAATCAGCCGAGCTAATTTCGTCGGTGATCGACCTTGAAGAAACCAACGTTCGGTCGGTCATGGTGCCCCGCACCGACATGGTGGTGCTGACCGCTGACCAAAGCCTTCATACGGCCATGGACCTATTTATCGCCTCGGGTTTTTCCCGCATTCCCTTGATTGGGGAAGACACCGACGATATTCAGGGAATCATTTACCTCAAGGACCTCATCCGTGAGATCCACGGGCTCCAGCAGGCGGCCACCCTTTCAGATTTGGCCCGCAAGGTTCGCTTTGTGCCGGAATCTAAGTCAGCCGCCGAGCTGCTCCAAGAATTACAGCAAGAATCGATCCACCTTGCCATTGTCATTGATGAATATGGTGGAACCGCCGGACTGGTCACGCTCGAAGATCTGATCGAAGAAATCGTCGGAGAGATTGACGACGAGTATGATCGATCAAGGACCGAACTGATCGAGAACCCAGATGGATCACTGTTTGCGGTAGCTTCCGCATCGATCGATGACATCGCCGATCATTTTGACATGCACATCGAAGAGGAAGACGTCGACACCGTTGGCGGGCTACTCTCCAAGGCCCTGGAATCAGTGCCGGTGCTGGGGTCCACTGCCGATATTAACGGTCTAAGACTGACCGTTGTTGCCCTAGCAGGACGACGAAACCGGATCGGCAAAATCCATGTAGAGCGCCTGGTAACAGACGCATCCGACCATATTAAGAACGACGAGGATTCCTCACATGAGCGAAAACCATAA
- the ybeY gene encoding rRNA maturation RNase YbeY translates to MSIEVNNETEFEVDLQDVSALADSVLKAMYLHPETEVSVVFIDEDAMSALHVEWMDLEGPTDVMSFPMDELRPGTSSAPGDNGILGDIVICPTVAQAQAQAGGHSTHDEILLLTTHGLLHLMGFDHMEPDEKEEMFTLQRRLLESYTGRPAPKETVE, encoded by the coding sequence ATGAGCATTGAAGTAAATAACGAAACCGAATTCGAGGTCGATCTGCAAGACGTCTCGGCTCTAGCAGATTCGGTGTTGAAGGCCATGTACCTGCACCCGGAAACCGAGGTGTCGGTCGTATTTATCGATGAAGACGCCATGAGTGCTCTGCACGTGGAATGGATGGACCTTGAAGGTCCCACCGACGTTATGAGTTTCCCCATGGACGAGTTGCGCCCGGGCACGAGCAGTGCACCAGGCGACAACGGCATCCTCGGCGATATCGTCATCTGCCCCACGGTAGCGCAAGCTCAGGCACAGGCTGGTGGGCACAGCACGCACGACGAAATCCTGTTGCTCACAACCCACGGTCTATTGCACCTGATGGGGTTCGACCATATGGAACCAGACGAAAAAGAAGAGATGTTTACCTTGCAGCGTCGACTCTTAGAGTCCTACACCGGGCGCCCGGCACCGAAGGAAACGGTGGAATAG